One Myxococcales bacterium genomic window, TCTCGATGGCCATCATCATATACAGGCATTTCCCAAGATAACCGAAGCGGCGGAAAGAGTCTCGCGTGAGTTTGGCATTTCATATGTCAGGTCTTCATTTGAAGGAAAATGGTATTCCCTTCACAAGGCAGCCCTGAGGCGTTTTGCAATTCTACTGATGCCGGCATCCAGACCCAAATACTGGAGAAACAGGAGTTTTGTCACCTCCGATAATTTCGGAGGTTTTAACCTTGGATCAGGACCAAAAATAAAAGAGAGGTGGCTGAAAGCAGCTAAAAGAATTCAGGAGGGAACAACTGAAATCATGGTTCATCCAGGATATTGTCCCGAAAAATTAGACGGCTATGGAGCTATGAGAGAAGATGAAGTCCCAATTCTTTCAGACACATGGCTAAAAAAGATAATGGAAGAACACCAAGTTGAAATCTCATCTTTTAGAGAACTGATCCAGAAAAAGCAGAATAAATAATTCTATACTGCAGGGCCATCGCCCCTTAAAAAGGCCTCTTTGATGGCATATATGGTGCGCTCATGGGTTGCATGATACGTTCTTACAGAAACCTCAAGGGACAGACCCAACGCTATAAGCTGAATGCCCAAAACCATACAAAGAAGAGAAAAAATAAGATTCCCAAGATGGTCATTTATCGCAAGGTCGCTGAAATAATACATAAGAGTTATAATTGAGGCCACACCAAAGCCGGCTGAAAACAACAACAAACCTCCAGCACCAAAAAAATGAAGAGGACGGGTTATGTAACTAATCAGGAATTTAACCGTCAACAGGTCCATCAAAACTCGAAAACTTCTCGAAAGGCCATAGTTCGATTTACCCTTCTGCCTCACAATATTTTGGACTGGCACCTCGGCTATGGATATCCCCTTCCAGCTCGCAAGGGCTGGAATGAATCTATGCAACTCACCGTACAAATTAAGATCTTCGATAACTTCCCTGCGATAGGCCTTAAAAACACTGCCGAAGTCGTGTAAGCGAACACCGGAAAGGCAGGCCATGAGTTTGTTTGCAATTAGCGAAGGCAGCCTCCGCAGAAAAAAATTGTCAACCCTGTGTTTGCGCCAGCTGCTCGCTACATCAAAGCCCTCGTCTATTTTTGCCAGCAAAAGGGGAATATCTTCCGGGAAATGCTGAAGGTCACCATCCATGGTTATAACTATCTTCCCCGAAGCGTGATCTATGCCAGCTGCCAGCCCCGCAGTCTGACCGAAATTCCTGCGAAGCCTTAGAAGCGACAGATGCGAATCCGACAACTGAAGCTCCCTTGCAATGGCGAAGGTTCGGTCTTTGCTGCCGTCATCGACAAAAATAATTTCATAGCTTCTACCTATTCCCTTGAGGACCTTTCCAAGGCGCGAGTGAAGCTCGCTAACATTTTCTTCCTCATTATACAGCGGAACAACTATAGAGATCTCACAGTCATTCATATTTCCCCGCATACCTACCTCCAATTATCACTAAGGCATCCTGCGCCTGTATATGTCAGCTCCTGCGATCGTTATTTCGAAAAGATAGTTTTCGTTAACATAATTCAAAAGATTGGGAAATTTATTAATCGGATACTTCCCATAGTCGTGATGGTTTCCTGGAGATGTATCTATGAAATAAACGGGTTTATTTACACGCATATCCTCAAAGAAGAGGCCCCAACTGTCTGCCGCTATGAAAGAGTCAGTTCTGAAATCGGGATCTTTTGCAGACTGAGTCCCAGAAACCCGGCCAGTGAGCCAGTCACACCATAGAAACCGCGAGGCCCCAAGCCTGTTTGAAAGCGTGTATATCGGAGTGGCAAACCCCCAGACAAATATTTTGTCATCCTCTTTTGTATTTGAACTAATATACTCCGCTATCGATTCGTACACGGAGGGGTCCTCTTCACCAACTGCAGCATATATTTTACCCGCATATAGCCTGGCTATGAAAAAACCTGTCGCTGGTATCAAGATGCAGGCCACGAGCAAGGGCAAAAACTTTTTTGAAAACCTGCTGCCTACGCCTCCGGCAAGGATGCACATGCCCGGAAGGAGCTGTATAAAATAATGTCCATAAAATTTACCCCCCGCAGAGACGGCAACCATGGAAAGTAAGAACCATAGAAGCAAAAGCACTTCCGATGATTCGCCCCTAGGGGAAAGCTTCAGAAGCCCTCGAACTATTCGAACTGCTGCGATGGAGGTCAAAACCCATATAAGAAGGCTGGAAGCGATAAATGTTCCGCCACGCAAAATAAGATTGTGCCAAAAATCTGTGAGCATGGATGCAGCACCTATGTAAGCGCCACTACCAGACAGACTCCATCTAACAAACTCACCCCAGACTCCAGCGTAAAAGAGATAACCGGCAAAGGCAGCCCCAACCAAAGATCCACCCAAACAGAAAAACGAAAACTCTATCCATCTGATTTTTCGATCGTAAAAAAAAGGTCTGAGCACCAACAAATACACGGCCATCACAACGAGATTTATTCCGGCCTGATACTTAAACAGGGATGCAATTCCCCAAAAAACACCGGAAAGACAGATCCATCGCATTTTCTCAGAACGATCCCACACAATGGCAGCATATATGCTGGCTGTAAGTGGTAGCATCATAATAACGACAATTGAGGTCGATATAAATTTGGGTATATAGACGGTGCTGAAAACGACATAAAATAATGCGGCTAAAAACCCGGCCCTTTTCGAATAGACATTACGAGCTGAAAAATAACAGAAAAGAGCCGTGACCCCGACCCAAAGTGCGGTAACAAGGTGCACAGCTATCATATTGTTGCGCCCAAAAACAGCGAATATAGCGGCAAAAAACCAATATATGCCAAGCGGCTTGGTATCTAGCGAACTGACATACGGAAGACCGCCATGAAGCAGCCAATCGGCAAATCCGGCAAACTGGGCCTCATCCACGTCAAGTATAGGCGTCCAAAAGGCCGGCAGACGGAGAAGGAACAGAATCGCAATGATAACAAGCACTCCAAATGTAGTTCTCTTTGAACACATAAGACGGGGTATATGTCTGGTTTTACGCTTAAATGTCAATAGGTTAACATCTAAAAATTCCTCTCCACACAAAAGCTGAGCTACTTACTTTTTATATTTTCCATTAATCTAAGCAACGCAGGAAACGAGATGACGGCGGCAAAAAGACAGGTTGCTATACCGATAACCGCAAGAGTTCCAAGGGATGAAAGCCCCATGTGATTGGCAAGAATCAGCCCGGCAAAACCAAGCATCGTAGTAGTTGCCGTTATAAAAATCGCACTGCCTGTATGACGCATAGCCTCCGGCACGCTGCCTGGGCCATCCTCTAGATAACGATGATAGAAGTACACTCCATAATCTACGCCAAGACCTAGAAGGGTTGGAAGCACTATCATATTGTAGAAATTGAGCTTCAAACCGAAGATGCACATAATGCCGAACATCATCATCACGCCGACAGCCAGCGGAAAAGAAACTATAGCAACGCGTTTCCACGATCTAAAATCTATCCACAAAACAACTACAACCGCTAAAAGGACAAGGGGTATCGCCCGTTTCGAATCGCGAAGCATGGTATCCAAGACATCCGCAAAGATAAGATTCGCCGATGTGGCATGATACACTCTATCACCGACCCTGATTTCCCTCACTTCGTCGGCAAATTTCATAGCATTGCGGCCATCGTCCAACTCAACACCTTTTCTAGGAGAAATAATAACAAGCTGACCAGGGACATCTTCCTTCCCAAAAAATGATTTACGAACGGAAGGGGGCAGGCTTTCAGCAGTGACCTCATCGGGCTTCAACATACTTCTGAAATCGTCTATTTTTTCTTTTTCATCATCCTTGAGCAGTTTTAAAGCTTCACCATCAAATCTCTTGTCTATTCTTGCCAAAACTTTCTTTTTTTCCTCTTGTTTATCAGGAACGAAACGATCAAAAGAATAGAATTTATCTGCTATTGACCCCTCTGATGCTGCTATTTTCTCAACTTGCCTTCGAATTTCAAAAATATCATTTTCCTCATCAAC contains:
- a CDS encoding ChbG/HpnK family deacetylase, with amino-acid sequence MNKTVIINADDFGITTDVSKGILKAAEGGSVRATSVMTNCTEFQESIALLNKSEPNLDIGLHINLTWGRPLTNPSEIPSLVDDQGRFLSRSKLLVKCFMGLINSDHAYKELYAQAEKLASQGINITHLDGHHHIQAFPKITEAAERVSREFGISYVRSSFEGKWYSLHKAALRRFAILLMPASRPKYWRNRSFVTSDNFGGFNLGSGPKIKERWLKAAKRIQEGTTEIMVHPGYCPEKLDGYGAMREDEVPILSDTWLKKIMEEHQVEISSFRELIQKKQNK
- a CDS encoding glycosyltransferase family 2 protein, translating into MNDCEISIVVPLYNEEENVSELHSRLGKVLKGIGRSYEIIFVDDGSKDRTFAIARELQLSDSHLSLLRLRRNFGQTAGLAAGIDHASGKIVITMDGDLQHFPEDIPLLLAKIDEGFDVASSWRKHRVDNFFLRRLPSLIANKLMACLSGVRLHDFGSVFKAYRREVIEDLNLYGELHRFIPALASWKGISIAEVPVQNIVRQKGKSNYGLSRSFRVLMDLLTVKFLISYITRPLHFFGAGGLLLFSAGFGVASIITLMYYFSDLAINDHLGNLIFSLLCMVLGIQLIALGLSLEVSVRTYHATHERTIYAIKEAFLRGDGPAV
- a CDS encoding glycosyltransferase family 39 protein; the protein is MCSKRTTFGVLVIIAILFLLRLPAFWTPILDVDEAQFAGFADWLLHGGLPYVSSLDTKPLGIYWFFAAIFAVFGRNNMIAVHLVTALWVGVTALFCYFSARNVYSKRAGFLAALFYVVFSTVYIPKFISTSIVVIMMLPLTASIYAAIVWDRSEKMRWICLSGVFWGIASLFKYQAGINLVVMAVYLLVLRPFFYDRKIRWIEFSFFCLGGSLVGAAFAGYLFYAGVWGEFVRWSLSGSGAYIGAASMLTDFWHNLILRGGTFIASSLLIWVLTSIAAVRIVRGLLKLSPRGESSEVLLLLWFLLSMVAVSAGGKFYGHYFIQLLPGMCILAGGVGSRFSKKFLPLLVACILIPATGFFIARLYAGKIYAAVGEEDPSVYESIAEYISSNTKEDDKIFVWGFATPIYTLSNRLGASRFLWCDWLTGRVSGTQSAKDPDFRTDSFIAADSWGLFFEDMRVNKPVYFIDTSPGNHHDYGKYPINKFPNLLNYVNENYLFEITIAGADIYRRRMP